A single genomic interval of Arthrobacter globiformis harbors:
- the glyA gene encoding serine hydroxymethyltransferase, whose protein sequence is MVEQLNDRLSVVDPEIQQAVARELDRQQSTLEMIASENFAPSAVMEAQGSVLTNKYAEGYPGKRYYGGCEHVDVVEQLAIDRVKALFGAEFANVQPHSGAQANAAAMFALLNPGDTILGLSLAHGGHLTHGMKLNFSGKLYNVVPYHVRESDLRVDMAEVEALALEHKPKLIVAGWSAYSRQLDFAEFRRIADLVGAYLMVDMAHFAGLVAAGLHPNPVPYADVVTTTTHKTLGGPRGGVILAKEQYAKKINSAVFPGQQGGPLEHVIAAKAVAFKLAATPGFKERQERVLEGAKLLAERFLQPDLEAAGITVVNGGTDVHLVLVDLRNSELDGQQAEDALHKIGITVNRNAVPFDPRPPMVSSGLRIGTPALATRGFGATAFTEVADIIATALIAAAGSGTLDDGTAVELRARVTALAGQFPLYPHLSDGTQIAAFEADMIGAAQ, encoded by the coding sequence GTGGTTGAGCAGTTGAACGACCGACTTTCCGTAGTCGATCCCGAGATCCAGCAAGCCGTCGCCCGCGAGCTGGACCGCCAGCAGTCCACGCTGGAAATGATCGCCTCGGAGAACTTCGCTCCTTCGGCCGTCATGGAGGCGCAGGGTTCGGTCCTCACCAACAAGTACGCCGAGGGCTACCCGGGCAAGCGCTACTACGGCGGCTGCGAGCACGTCGACGTCGTCGAGCAGCTGGCCATTGACCGCGTGAAGGCACTGTTCGGCGCCGAGTTCGCCAACGTCCAGCCGCACTCCGGCGCGCAGGCCAACGCCGCCGCCATGTTCGCGCTACTGAACCCTGGGGACACCATCCTCGGTCTTTCCCTGGCCCATGGCGGCCACCTCACCCACGGCATGAAGCTCAACTTCTCGGGCAAGCTCTACAACGTGGTTCCGTACCACGTGCGCGAATCCGACCTCCGGGTGGACATGGCCGAGGTCGAGGCCCTGGCCCTGGAGCACAAGCCCAAGCTCATCGTGGCCGGCTGGTCCGCTTACTCCCGCCAGCTCGACTTCGCCGAGTTCCGCCGGATCGCCGACCTCGTGGGTGCCTACCTGATGGTGGACATGGCCCACTTCGCCGGCCTCGTCGCCGCCGGCCTCCACCCCAACCCGGTGCCGTACGCCGACGTCGTCACCACTACCACGCACAAGACCCTGGGCGGACCCCGCGGCGGCGTTATCCTCGCCAAGGAGCAGTACGCCAAGAAGATCAACAGCGCAGTCTTCCCGGGCCAGCAGGGCGGCCCGCTGGAGCACGTCATCGCCGCAAAGGCCGTGGCCTTCAAGTTGGCAGCAACGCCCGGATTCAAGGAGCGCCAGGAGCGCGTCCTGGAGGGCGCCAAGCTGCTGGCCGAACGCTTCCTGCAGCCTGATCTCGAAGCCGCCGGCATTACGGTGGTCAATGGCGGCACCGATGTGCACCTGGTCCTCGTTGACCTGCGGAACTCCGAACTGGACGGCCAGCAGGCAGAGGACGCGCTGCACAAGATCGGCATCACGGTTAACCGCAACGCCGTTCCGTTCGACCCCCGCCCGCCGATGGTTTCCTCCGGCCTGCGGATCGGCACCCCCGCCCTGGCCACCCGAGGCTTCGGTGCCACGGCATTCACAGAAGTAGCGGACATCATCGCGACGGCGCTCATCGCAGCGGCCGGCAGCGGCACGCTCGACGACGGCACCGCCGTCGAACTCCGCGCACGCGTCACCGCGCTCGCCGGGCAGTTCCCCCTCTACCCCCACCTCAGCGACGGCACCCAGATTGCCGCGTTCGAAGCAGACATGATTGGAGCAGCCCAGTGA
- a CDS encoding EAL domain-containing protein produces MDESPQDGEHTPELFRNVDGETLRRQVLEIISDVLADSDPQKAWAREQLLHLLAAHMDDPEQALLHHLISTRNVPDSSHEDASEDSSGDTPAAPGKRMLLTAFQPIRQLPGGEVIGVEALARFVSHEGTSADVWFRGAAAMGLGPDLEIAALHLALSAAGEISPHLFVSVNLSPTACADPRVQALMLGGTVNPDRMVIEIMGDITDRDLTALTAVLSPLRQRGVRLAVDGSGPAATSAKQILHLLPDIIKVDRDFLAGAVASGRQPAPFPFVFALAEQTGATLSAEGIESPEELAAVVELGIARGQGYLLGRPSVDPRDWAAWTGEADPAEDRG; encoded by the coding sequence ATGGACGAGTCGCCTCAGGACGGTGAACATACACCGGAACTGTTCCGCAACGTGGACGGAGAAACACTCCGGCGCCAGGTGCTGGAGATCATCAGCGATGTCCTGGCAGACTCAGATCCACAGAAGGCCTGGGCCAGGGAGCAACTGCTCCACCTGCTGGCGGCCCACATGGACGACCCCGAACAGGCGCTGCTGCACCACCTGATCAGCACCAGGAACGTCCCCGATTCCTCACATGAGGATGCATCGGAGGATTCTTCCGGGGACACCCCGGCCGCACCGGGAAAGAGGATGCTGCTGACGGCCTTCCAGCCCATAAGGCAACTGCCGGGCGGTGAAGTGATCGGGGTTGAGGCACTGGCACGGTTCGTCAGCCACGAAGGGACCAGCGCAGACGTCTGGTTCCGGGGAGCTGCGGCCATGGGACTGGGGCCGGACCTGGAAATCGCAGCCCTGCACCTCGCTCTTTCCGCGGCAGGAGAAATTTCGCCACACCTTTTTGTGTCCGTCAACCTCAGCCCGACCGCCTGCGCCGATCCCCGCGTTCAGGCACTGATGCTGGGAGGGACCGTCAACCCGGACAGGATGGTCATCGAAATCATGGGTGACATAACGGATCGGGACCTGACTGCCCTCACCGCGGTCCTGAGCCCGCTGCGCCAACGCGGTGTGCGTCTGGCCGTGGACGGCTCCGGACCGGCGGCCACCTCGGCGAAGCAGATCCTCCATCTGCTCCCCGACATCATCAAAGTCGACCGCGACTTCCTCGCCGGTGCCGTCGCTTCAGGACGCCAGCCAGCCCCATTCCCCTTCGTTTTCGCACTGGCCGAGCAGACCGGCGCCACGCTGTCCGCGGAAGGAATCGAGAGCCCGGAGGAACTCGCCGCCGTTGTGGAATTGGGAATCGCCAGAGGCCAGGGCTACCTGCTCGGCAGGCCCTCGGTGGATCCCCGGGACTGGGCAGCGTGGACCGGCGAAGCGGATCCGGCGGAGGACCGCGGATAA
- a CDS encoding DUF6457 domain-containing protein, translated as MAVSDEMQILGEWCEQLARALQIPDLDVDQELLLDVARKSADSVIHAAAPVTAFLVGYMAGQEAGRGNAGTEGSRSATARAADIAFGLCEQRASSQSVSGPEQKKQS; from the coding sequence ATGGCCGTTAGCGATGAAATGCAGATCCTGGGCGAGTGGTGCGAGCAGTTAGCGAGGGCGTTGCAGATCCCTGATCTCGACGTCGATCAAGAGCTGCTGCTGGATGTGGCGAGGAAATCTGCGGATTCAGTAATTCATGCTGCAGCACCGGTGACAGCCTTCCTGGTGGGCTATATGGCCGGCCAGGAAGCCGGAAGAGGAAACGCTGGTACTGAGGGGTCCAGATCGGCGACCGCCCGGGCCGCAGATATCGCGTTCGGGCTGTGCGAGCAGCGAGCCAGCAGTCAGTCGGTCTCGGGGCCGGAACAGAAAAAACAGTCCTGA
- the hxlB gene encoding 6-phospho-3-hexuloisomerase, with protein sequence MSVITDTVPAAPAGTSTAVPAASVTRNQLLVLDEIQRTAARVDPEQVAALASEIKDAERIFVTGAGRSGLVLKMAAMRLMHLGLTVHVVGETTAPAIRTGDVLLAASGSGTTSSVVKAAQTAAGQGARVAVYTTNPGSPLAESASAVVVIPGVQKTDHGSAVSRQYSGSLFEQVLFITTEAVFQSLWDEDAAAAEDLWLRHANLE encoded by the coding sequence TTGAGTGTCATCACCGACACCGTTCCCGCCGCGCCGGCAGGAACGTCCACCGCAGTTCCGGCAGCATCGGTCACCAGGAACCAGCTCCTGGTCCTGGATGAGATCCAGCGGACCGCCGCCCGGGTGGATCCGGAGCAGGTTGCCGCCCTGGCGTCGGAAATCAAGGACGCAGAACGGATCTTCGTCACAGGCGCCGGCCGCAGCGGCCTCGTCCTGAAGATGGCTGCCATGAGGCTCATGCACCTGGGGCTGACAGTGCATGTGGTGGGCGAGACCACCGCACCCGCCATCCGCACAGGAGATGTGCTGCTCGCCGCCTCCGGCTCCGGCACGACGTCAAGCGTCGTGAAGGCAGCCCAGACCGCCGCCGGCCAGGGCGCGCGGGTGGCCGTCTACACCACGAACCCCGGTTCCCCGCTCGCGGAGTCGGCGTCCGCCGTCGTCGTAATTCCGGGAGTCCAGAAGACAGATCACGGGTCAGCCGTCTCGCGCCAGTACTCAGGGAGCCTGTTCGAGCAGGTGCTGTTCATCACCACCGAGGCAGTGTTCCAAAGCCTCTGGGATGAGGATGCCGCAGCTGCGGAAGACCTCTGGCTGCGCCACGCAAACCTCGAGTAG
- a CDS encoding sarcosine oxidase subunit delta has product MLLISCPNCGSRDETEFHYGGQAHVPYPENPNDLTDREWAEYLFYRDNTKGTFAERWLHSTGCRQWFNMLRDTVTYDIQAVYPMGVPRPAAPFPPAADTGTASTGAASTTPLSPSTAPEGATK; this is encoded by the coding sequence ATGCTGCTCATCTCCTGCCCCAATTGCGGCTCGCGCGACGAGACCGAGTTCCACTACGGCGGCCAGGCCCACGTGCCGTACCCCGAGAACCCCAACGACCTCACCGATCGCGAATGGGCCGAGTACCTGTTCTACCGCGACAACACCAAGGGCACCTTTGCCGAGCGCTGGCTGCACAGCACCGGCTGCCGGCAGTGGTTCAACATGCTCCGCGACACGGTCACGTACGACATCCAGGCCGTCTACCCGATGGGGGTGCCGCGGCCCGCCGCGCCCTTCCCCCCGGCAGCTGACACCGGCACCGCAAGCACCGGCGCCGCCAGCACCACCCCCCTCAGCCCCAGCACCGCCCCGGAAGGAGCGACCAAGTGA
- a CDS encoding helix-turn-helix transcriptional regulator — protein sequence MTEAPAPLPAPETAGDLLPVLEAIARLSAAPLSQIAQRLHQATLPYLRSSALVIFTEDCTGRPQKKSGDEAIISQVSIAELDAIRATLSGSETWHGGTLIGGRERPVLALPSPTNALLVLVDPQPVAGEAGAGLSGQEVPVPWLVRYLWTLAAERIREKVADAPPSYLIESRAASAERVRVTAELVDRHSTTLETLLAALRSPSLADEVARKSATDVAAKALVELRTLNDRTTELVEEPVATAFQRLREDLRPLMHFSGIDVQFIEPPVNGRALPGEVAHAARAIVRGLVLAMVEQPDVRRIRTQWDCDGENLLINVRDDGLGSLSAEAPSIARLAQRVEVLDGRMTIDLMQGWGADVAVTLPLDPPGRKLPDVAAWNLGDRELEVLQLLAAGQRNRAIAAKLHVSENTVKFHLRNIYRKLGATSRTEAIALAHSNGLR from the coding sequence ATCACCGAAGCCCCCGCCCCTCTCCCCGCGCCCGAGACCGCCGGAGATCTGTTGCCCGTGCTTGAGGCGATCGCCCGGCTGTCCGCCGCTCCCCTGTCCCAGATTGCCCAGCGCTTGCACCAGGCCACCCTCCCCTACCTGCGGAGCAGCGCCCTGGTGATCTTTACCGAAGACTGCACGGGCCGGCCGCAGAAGAAGTCCGGCGACGAGGCCATCATCAGCCAGGTGTCCATCGCCGAACTGGACGCCATCCGGGCGACACTTTCAGGGAGCGAAACGTGGCATGGCGGGACACTGATCGGCGGGCGGGAGCGCCCTGTCCTTGCCCTCCCCTCGCCCACAAATGCGCTTCTGGTTCTGGTCGATCCCCAGCCGGTGGCGGGCGAAGCCGGTGCGGGACTTTCCGGGCAGGAAGTTCCGGTGCCATGGCTGGTCCGCTACCTGTGGACCCTCGCGGCCGAGCGTATCCGCGAAAAGGTGGCGGATGCGCCGCCGTCGTACCTCATCGAATCCCGGGCGGCGTCCGCCGAACGGGTCAGGGTGACGGCGGAGTTGGTGGACCGGCATTCGACGACGCTGGAGACCCTGCTCGCCGCGCTGCGCTCCCCCTCCCTGGCTGACGAGGTGGCACGGAAGTCCGCCACGGACGTCGCCGCCAAGGCCCTGGTGGAACTGCGGACGCTAAACGACCGCACCACCGAACTCGTCGAAGAACCTGTTGCCACGGCGTTCCAGCGCCTCCGTGAGGATCTTCGCCCGCTCATGCACTTCAGCGGCATCGACGTCCAGTTCATCGAGCCGCCGGTCAATGGCAGGGCACTTCCCGGGGAAGTTGCGCATGCTGCCCGCGCCATCGTCAGGGGCCTCGTGCTCGCAATGGTTGAACAGCCGGACGTGCGGCGCATCCGCACCCAGTGGGATTGCGACGGCGAGAACCTCCTCATCAACGTCCGCGATGACGGCCTGGGGAGTCTTTCCGCCGAGGCCCCCAGCATCGCCCGCCTGGCGCAACGGGTGGAAGTCCTGGACGGCCGGATGACGATTGACCTGATGCAGGGGTGGGGTGCCGACGTCGCCGTCACCCTTCCGCTGGACCCGCCCGGGCGCAAGCTGCCCGACGTCGCCGCCTGGAACCTGGGCGACCGCGAACTCGAGGTCCTGCAGCTGCTCGCGGCCGGGCAGCGGAACCGGGCGATCGCGGCCAAGCTGCACGTCAGCGAGAACACCGTGAAGTTCCACCTCCGCAACATCTACCGCAAGCTCGGCGCCACGTCGCGCACCGAGGCGATCGCCTTGGCGCATAGCAACGGCCTGCGCTAA
- the hxlA gene encoding 3-hexulose-6-phosphate synthase, producing the protein MKLQVAIDLLTTEAALELASKVAEHVDIIELGTPLVKSEGLSAITAIKNAHPDKIVFADLKTMDAGELEADIAFKAGADLITVLGAADDSTIAGAVKAAKAHGKGVVVDLIGIKDKVTRAKEVRALGAKFVEMHAGLDEQAQPGYNLNVLLSAGEEARVPFSVAGGVNLSTIEAVQRAGADVAVAGGAIYSAADPELAAKELRAAII; encoded by the coding sequence ATGAAACTGCAAGTCGCAATCGACCTCCTCACCACCGAAGCCGCCCTCGAACTTGCCAGCAAGGTCGCCGAGCACGTGGACATCATCGAGCTCGGCACGCCCCTGGTGAAGAGCGAAGGGCTTTCCGCCATTACCGCCATCAAGAACGCCCACCCGGACAAGATCGTTTTCGCGGACCTCAAGACGATGGACGCCGGCGAACTCGAAGCCGACATCGCCTTCAAGGCCGGCGCCGACCTGATCACCGTGCTGGGCGCCGCCGACGACTCCACCATCGCCGGTGCCGTCAAGGCAGCCAAGGCCCACGGCAAGGGCGTCGTTGTGGACCTGATCGGCATCAAGGACAAGGTGACCCGCGCCAAGGAAGTCCGCGCCCTGGGCGCCAAGTTCGTCGAGATGCACGCCGGCCTGGACGAGCAGGCCCAGCCCGGCTACAACCTGAACGTGCTGCTGAGCGCCGGTGAGGAAGCCCGCGTCCCGTTCTCGGTCGCCGGTGGCGTGAACCTCTCCACGATCGAAGCCGTCCAGCGGGCGGGCGCCGATGTGGCCGTCGCCGGCGGTGCCATCTACAGCGCCGCTGACCCGGAGCTGGCCGCCAAGGAACTGCGCGCAGCGATCATCTAA
- a CDS encoding S-(hydroxymethyl)mycothiol dehydrogenase: MVHKVKAVVVRAKDAPVSVETILVPDPGPGEALVDVLTCGVCHTDLHYKLGGIGDEFPYLLGHEATGVVSAVGEGVTEVAPGDRVILNWRAVCGQCRACAKGQPQYCFNTANAVQKMTLEDGTELSPALGIGAFAEKTLVAAGQCTKVDEDADPAAVGLLGCGVMAGIGAAINTGEVKRGESVAVIGCGGVGIAAIAGARLAGATTIIAVDIDENKIEMAKTLGATHGVNSRTSDPVEAIRALTGGNGADVVIEAVGRPETYKQAFYARDLAGRVVLVGVPTPEMVLELPLLDVFGRGGSLKSSWYGDCLPSRDFPMLVAHYKAGNLDLDAFVSERITIDQVEEAFDKMHEGKVLRSVVEIQPAGASAAAAAEPAVASA; encoded by the coding sequence ATGGTTCATAAAGTCAAGGCTGTTGTTGTCAGGGCGAAGGACGCTCCGGTGTCGGTGGAGACGATCCTGGTGCCGGATCCGGGGCCGGGGGAGGCGCTGGTGGATGTCCTGACGTGCGGGGTGTGCCACACGGACCTGCATTACAAGCTGGGCGGGATTGGTGATGAGTTCCCGTATCTGCTGGGTCATGAGGCCACCGGTGTTGTTTCCGCGGTGGGTGAGGGCGTCACGGAGGTCGCCCCGGGTGACCGGGTGATCCTGAACTGGCGTGCGGTGTGCGGGCAGTGCCGGGCGTGTGCGAAGGGCCAGCCGCAGTACTGCTTCAATACCGCGAACGCGGTGCAGAAGATGACCCTGGAGGACGGCACCGAACTGTCCCCCGCGTTGGGGATCGGGGCGTTCGCGGAGAAGACCCTGGTCGCTGCCGGGCAGTGCACCAAGGTCGATGAGGACGCCGACCCGGCCGCGGTCGGGCTGCTTGGCTGCGGTGTGATGGCCGGCATCGGCGCCGCGATCAACACCGGTGAGGTCAAGCGCGGCGAGTCGGTGGCCGTGATCGGCTGCGGCGGCGTGGGCATCGCCGCGATCGCCGGCGCCAGGCTCGCCGGGGCCACCACGATCATCGCCGTGGACATCGACGAGAACAAGATCGAGATGGCCAAGACCCTCGGCGCGACCCACGGCGTGAACTCCCGCACGTCCGACCCGGTCGAGGCGATCCGGGCCCTCACGGGCGGGAACGGCGCCGATGTGGTGATCGAGGCCGTCGGCCGGCCCGAAACCTACAAGCAGGCGTTCTACGCCCGCGACCTCGCCGGGCGTGTGGTCCTGGTCGGGGTGCCGACCCCGGAAATGGTCCTTGAGCTGCCGTTGCTGGATGTCTTTGGCAGGGGCGGGTCGCTGAAGTCCTCCTGGTACGGGGACTGCCTGCCCTCCCGCGACTTCCCCATGCTCGTGGCCCACTACAAGGCCGGCAACCTGGACCTGGACGCGTTCGTTTCCGAACGGATCACCATCGACCAGGTCGAGGAGGCCTTCGACAAGATGCACGAAGGCAAGGTCCTGCGCTCAGTTGTGGAAATCCAGCCCGCAGGAGCCTCCGCGGCGGCTGCTGCCGAGCCGGCGGTGGCCTCGGCATGA
- a CDS encoding IclR family transcriptional regulator: protein MASNNVLESDAEGEGGQQGGVQSVDRALAVLEILARDGHAGVSEIAEEMGIHKSTVSRLLGSLVVREMVHQNSERGKYQLGFGILRLASSIPGRLSLVREARPVLENLAEEFKETVNLAVLRSNYAVNVDQAMGPSTLATYDWVGSLTPLHATSSGKVLLAALTADERERILKETGLPARTPRTITRRDKLEKQLIDVAHDGYAVVLEEFEIGLNSMAVPVYNHLGTVIGAVSISGPAFRFDPEKTPGLIEGLGQAGLRISANMGYTRR, encoded by the coding sequence ATGGCTTCGAACAATGTCCTTGAATCCGACGCCGAGGGCGAGGGCGGCCAGCAGGGCGGCGTCCAGTCCGTCGACAGGGCGCTCGCTGTGCTGGAGATACTCGCCCGCGACGGCCATGCAGGCGTGAGCGAAATCGCCGAGGAAATGGGCATCCACAAGTCCACAGTTTCCAGGCTGCTCGGTTCGCTCGTAGTCAGGGAGATGGTCCATCAGAACAGCGAACGGGGCAAGTATCAGCTGGGCTTTGGCATCCTTCGCCTGGCCAGTTCCATTCCCGGCCGGCTGAGCCTGGTCCGCGAGGCGCGCCCGGTACTCGAAAACCTGGCCGAGGAATTCAAAGAAACCGTCAACCTCGCCGTTCTCCGCTCCAATTACGCCGTCAACGTGGACCAGGCCATGGGGCCATCAACCCTGGCCACCTACGACTGGGTGGGAAGCCTGACTCCCCTGCACGCGACGTCGAGCGGGAAGGTCCTGCTGGCAGCGCTGACAGCAGATGAACGGGAGCGCATCCTGAAAGAGACAGGGCTGCCGGCCCGGACACCGCGGACCATCACCAGGCGCGACAAACTCGAAAAGCAGCTGATCGACGTCGCCCACGACGGCTATGCAGTGGTCCTCGAGGAGTTCGAAATAGGGCTGAACTCCATGGCGGTGCCGGTCTACAACCACCTGGGAACGGTGATCGGCGCGGTCAGCATCTCCGGCCCGGCTTTCCGCTTCGACCCGGAGAAGACACCCGGCCTCATCGAGGGCCTGGGCCAGGCTGGCCTGCGGATCAGCGCCAACATGGGTTACACGCGGCGCTAG
- a CDS encoding sarcosine oxidase subunit beta family protein: MSTQQLPEHPDFLWHNPEPKSSYDAVIVGGGGHGLATAYFLAKNHGMTNIAVLEKGWLAGGNMARNTTIIRSNYLWDESAAIYEHALKLWEILPEELEYDFLFSQRGVMNLAHTLGDVRESMRRVGANKLNGVDAEWLDPQQVKELCPILNINDNIRYPVMGATYQPRAGIAKHDHVAWAFARKCDELGVDIIQNCEVTGFVKDGNRVVGVKTNRGTINTEKVGLCAAGHSSVLAEMAGFRLPIQSHPLQALVSELHEPVHPTVVMSNHVHVYVSQAHKGELVMGAGVDSYNGYGQRGSFHVIEHQMAAAVELFPIFARAHVLRTWGGIVDTTLDASPIVGTTPVDNMFVNCGWGTGGFKGTPAAGLTFAHTIATGAPHKLNKPFALERFETGALIDEHGAAAVAH; the protein is encoded by the coding sequence GTGAGCACCCAACAGCTCCCCGAGCACCCGGATTTTCTGTGGCACAACCCGGAGCCCAAGTCCTCGTATGACGCCGTGATCGTCGGCGGCGGCGGGCACGGCCTGGCAACCGCGTACTTCCTGGCCAAGAACCACGGCATGACCAACATCGCCGTTCTGGAGAAGGGCTGGCTGGCCGGCGGCAACATGGCCCGCAACACCACCATCATCCGTTCCAACTACCTCTGGGACGAGAGCGCCGCCATCTACGAGCACGCCCTCAAGCTCTGGGAAATCCTGCCCGAAGAGCTGGAGTACGACTTCCTCTTCAGCCAGCGCGGCGTGATGAACCTGGCCCACACCCTGGGGGACGTGCGCGAAAGCATGCGACGCGTGGGCGCCAACAAGCTCAACGGCGTGGACGCTGAATGGCTGGACCCGCAGCAGGTCAAGGAACTCTGCCCCATCCTGAACATCAATGACAACATCCGCTACCCGGTCATGGGCGCCACCTACCAGCCCCGTGCCGGCATTGCCAAGCACGACCACGTCGCCTGGGCCTTCGCCCGCAAGTGCGACGAACTGGGTGTGGACATCATCCAGAACTGCGAAGTCACCGGCTTCGTCAAAGATGGCAACCGCGTAGTGGGCGTCAAGACCAACCGCGGCACGATAAACACCGAGAAGGTGGGCCTCTGCGCCGCCGGGCACAGCTCGGTCCTGGCGGAAATGGCCGGCTTCCGGCTCCCCATCCAGTCCCACCCGCTGCAGGCACTGGTGTCCGAACTCCACGAACCAGTCCACCCCACGGTCGTCATGTCCAACCACGTCCACGTGTACGTCTCCCAGGCACACAAGGGCGAACTGGTCATGGGCGCCGGCGTCGACTCCTACAACGGCTACGGCCAGCGCGGCTCCTTCCACGTGATCGAGCACCAGATGGCGGCCGCCGTCGAGCTGTTCCCGATCTTTGCCCGGGCACACGTGCTCCGGACCTGGGGCGGCATCGTGGACACCACGCTGGATGCCTCGCCGATCGTGGGCACCACCCCGGTGGACAACATGTTCGTCAACTGCGGCTGGGGAACCGGCGGCTTCAAGGGCACGCCGGCTGCCGGCCTGACCTTCGCGCACACCATCGCCACCGGCGCACCGCACAAGCTCAACAAGCCCTTTGCCTTGGAGCGCTTCGAAACCGGTGCCCTGATCGACGAACACGGCGCTGCCGCCGTCGCCCACTAG
- a CDS encoding GNAT family N-acetyltransferase, which translates to MAIEVRPATQFEDVKAVLGPKRPDATVCWCLSYRIPSKQNVELHGTARGELVQELLTQDPPPGVLAYDGGEVVGWAGVHPRADTSFARNRRIPHVDDLDVWSVWCIRVRPGYRGRGISHRLLQGAVDYARSYGAPAIEGYPVDNEGKKVDLTMAYVGTRKLFEEAGFAKAADTGSVLNGFPRILMRLELR; encoded by the coding sequence ATGGCGATCGAAGTTCGTCCGGCAACGCAGTTTGAAGACGTGAAAGCGGTGTTGGGGCCCAAGCGGCCCGATGCGACCGTGTGCTGGTGCCTGAGCTACCGCATCCCGTCAAAGCAGAACGTTGAGCTGCACGGCACTGCCCGCGGGGAGCTGGTTCAGGAACTGCTCACGCAGGATCCGCCACCTGGGGTGCTGGCGTACGACGGCGGCGAGGTAGTTGGGTGGGCGGGCGTCCATCCGCGCGCCGACACCAGCTTCGCCCGCAACCGCCGGATCCCCCACGTGGACGATCTGGACGTGTGGTCGGTGTGGTGCATCCGGGTCCGGCCGGGGTACCGGGGAAGGGGAATCTCCCATCGGCTGCTGCAGGGCGCCGTCGACTATGCGCGCTCCTACGGCGCGCCCGCCATCGAGGGTTATCCGGTGGACAACGAGGGCAAGAAGGTGGACCTCACCATGGCCTACGTGGGCACCCGCAAACTCTTCGAGGAGGCCGGTTTCGCCAAGGCCGCCGACACCGGCTCCGTCCTCAACGGCTTCCCGCGGATACTCATGCGGCTTGAGCTGCGCTGA
- a CDS encoding GntR family transcriptional regulator: MNALPAMPPAEDEALSQAESAYRQLRDKLIMLDIRPGEPINDGQLAAELGFGRTPVREAIKRLEVDHLVVSYPRRGTFATSVDFTELADVSEIRELLEPLAARRAAKRANTAMREELLDVAKAISELAPTPAQSRELMRYDLTVHRLIYRAAANPHLEDTLIRYDNLATRIWCLVLDKVPSVSGHISEHVDLLKAVAEGDADKAGELALHHVTSFEETIRKVL; encoded by the coding sequence GTGAATGCTCTTCCCGCCATGCCACCCGCCGAGGACGAGGCGCTGTCCCAAGCCGAGTCTGCGTACCGGCAGCTGCGCGACAAGCTGATCATGCTGGACATCCGGCCGGGCGAGCCCATCAATGACGGCCAGCTGGCGGCAGAACTCGGCTTTGGGCGTACACCCGTGCGTGAGGCCATCAAGCGGCTGGAGGTGGACCACCTGGTGGTCTCCTACCCCCGCCGGGGAACATTCGCCACCAGCGTGGACTTCACAGAGCTGGCCGACGTCTCGGAGATCCGGGAGCTGCTTGAACCGCTCGCAGCGCGCCGGGCTGCCAAGCGGGCGAACACCGCCATGCGCGAGGAACTTTTGGACGTCGCGAAGGCCATCTCGGAGCTGGCGCCCACCCCCGCCCAGTCGCGCGAGCTCATGCGCTACGACCTGACGGTGCACCGCCTGATCTACCGCGCGGCGGCCAACCCGCACCTCGAGGACACCCTGATCCGTTATGACAACCTGGCCACGCGCATCTGGTGCCTGGTCCTGGACAAGGTCCCCTCGGTGAGCGGCCACATCAGCGAGCACGTAGACCTGCTCAAGGCCGTGGCCGAGGGGGACGCGGACAAGGCAGGCGAGCTCGCACTGCACCACGTCACGAGCTTCGAGGAGACCATCCGCAAGGTGCTGTAG